The following proteins come from a genomic window of Lycium ferocissimum isolate CSIRO_LF1 chromosome 4, AGI_CSIRO_Lferr_CH_V1, whole genome shotgun sequence:
- the LOC132052637 gene encoding protein FAR1-RELATED SEQUENCE 3 isoform X1, whose amino-acid sequence MDVEVINVEEGNMHQQGGITDDGDDEPSESGEANVNGRSNDVVEPQMGMVFLSEDQAKNFYDEYARRLGFTTRVCQFNRLKTDFLCDKVGLRRVSGESCDAMLRVELKGQNKWVVTKYVKEHSHSLVYPNKVHYQRSHRHFAVTKKNVPENNQGVGIVPSGVMYVSVDGNRIPVEMNHGAKRTRTAESDQTVKNTILQSFSPRHCSQRRTLGRDAQNLLDYFKKMQAENPGFYYAIQLDEDNRMANVFWADARSRNAYSHFGDAVILDTMYRVNQCRVPFAPLTGVNHHGQTTLFGCALLLDESEATFVWLFKTFLAAMNDRAPVSIITDQDTAIQSAVAQVFPETRHCINKWHVLRGGQDRMAHVCHMYPNFQVELYNCINLTETVEEFESYWEIILDKYDLKKNDWLQSIYNTRHQWVPVYFRDTFFAAVSPNQEYECSFFDGYVNQQITLPLFFRQYERALENSFEKETEADFDTICTTPALRTPSPMEKQAATLYTKKIFSKFQEELVETFVYTANRIDGDGILSTFRVAKFEDDQKAYNVSLNISELKANCSCQMFECSGILCRHILTVFTVTNVLTLPSHYILKRWTINAKCVAESDEHVLLHGTESMAQRYNSLCREAIRYAEEGAVAQETYNAALGALKEGGKKVALAKRNFAKVSTPSSQVTSVGYDDRRTSTSASEMTPLLWPRQDEMTKRFNLNDNGSPARAVADLNAQCMAPVSLQRDDGHPDNMVILPCLKSMTWVMENKTSAPANRVAVINLKLQDYSRTPSRESEVKFQLSRVTLEPMLKSMAYIGEQLSAPANRVAVINLKGLSETASLPPKLQDTETTSGESEVKFQVSRDTLGAMLRSMAYIREQLSNTVESQLEIPAKKQRK is encoded by the exons ATGGATGTTGAAGTGATCAACGTTGAAGAAGGGAATATGCACCAGCAAGGTGGCATAACTGACGACGGCGATGATGAACCCAGTGAGAGTGGAGAAGCAAATGTAAATGGAAGATCAAATGACGTTGTTGAGCCGCAAATGGGTATGGTATTTCTTTCTGAAGATCAAGCAAAGAATTTCTATGATGAGTATGCTAGGCGTTTGGGTTTTACCACCCGTGTATGTCAGTTTAATCGACTGAAGACTGATTTCTTATGTGACAAGGTTGGTTTGAGAAGAGTGTCGGGTGAATCCTGTGATGCAATGCTTAGAGTGGAGTTAAAAGGTCAAAACAAGTGGGTTGTGACCAAATATGTGAAGGAGCATAGTCACTCCCTCGTGTATCCTAATAAGGTGCATTATCAGAGATCGCACAGGCATTTTGCGGTGACAAAAAAGAATGTACCTGAGAATAATCAGGGTGTTGGAATTGTTCCTAGTGGTGTAATGTATGTCTCAGTAGATGGTAACCGCATCCCTGTAGAGATGAACCATGGAGCTAAGAGAACTCGTACTGCAGAGTCGGATCAAACTGTTAAGAATACTATACTTCAGAGTTTTTCTCCTAGACACTGCAGTCAACGAAGAACATTAGGGAGAGATGCTCAGAATCTTCTTGATTACTTCAAGAAAATGCAGGCTGAGAATCCTGGATTTTACTATGCCATACAGTTGGACGAAGATAATCGCATGGCTAATGTATTTTGGGCTGATGCAAGGTCGAGAAATGCATACAGTCATTTTGGTGATGCCGTTATACTGGACACAATGTACAGAGTTAATCAGTGCAGAGTGCCATTTGCTCCGCTCACAGGAGTAAATCATCATGGTCAGACAACTTTGTTTGGCTGTGCACTTCTTCTAGATGAGTCTGAGGCTACATTTGTCTGGCTATTTAAGACCTTCCTTGCCGCTATGAATGACCGTGCCCCTGTCTCAATAATTACTGATCAGGACACTGCTATACAATCTGCAGTTGCTCAAGTTTTTCCTGAAACACGGCATTGTATCAACAAGTGGCATGTATTAAGGGGTGGCCAGGACAGAATGGCTCATGTATGTCACATGTACCCAAATTTCCAGGTTGAACTCTATAATTGTATCAATTTGACGGAGACGGTCGAAGAATTTGAATCATATTGGGAGATAATCCTTGATAAGTATGACCTGAAGAAGAATGATTGGCTTCAATCCATATATAATACACGTCACCAGTGGGTACCAGTTTATTTTCGCGATACTTTCTTTGCAGCCGTCTCGCCTAACCAGGAATATGAATGCTCATTTTTCGATGGCTATGTGAATCAACAAATTACATTGCCATTGTTCTTCAGGCAGTATGAAAGAGCCTTGGAGAATTCATTTGAGAAGGAAACAGAAGCTGATTTTGATACAATATGCACCACTCCAGCACTAAGGACACCATCTCCAATGGAGAAACAGGCAGCAACTTTATACACGAAGAAGATATTCTCAAAATTTCAAGAAGAGTTAGTGGAGACATTTGTCTATACTGCAAACAGAATCGATGGAGATGGGATTCTCAGCACATTCAGAGTTGCAAAGTTTGAGGATGACCAGAAAGCATATAATGTCTCATTGAATATATCTGAACTGAAAGCAAATTGTAGCTGCCAGATGTTTGAATGTAGTGGTATCCTCTGTAGACATATTCTTACAGTTTTTACAGTAACTAATGTTCTTACATTGCCATCTCACTACATCTTGAAGCGGTGGACAATAAATGCAAAATGTGTTGCTGAATCTGATGAACATGTACTACTACATGGTACTGAATCAATGGCACAGAGATACAACAGTCTCTGCAGGGAAGCCATAAGATACGCTGAAGAAGGAGCTGTGGCTCAAGAGACATATAATGCTGCATTAGGTGCTCTTAAAGAAGGAGGAAAGAAGGTGGCTCttgcaaaaagaaattttgctaAAGTTTCAACTCCTAGCTCACAGGTAACTAGTGTTGGCTATGATGATCGGAGGACGTCTACCTCTGCTTCAGAAATGACGCCATTATTGTGGCCACGACAAGATGAAATGACAAAGCGCTTTAATCTTAATGACAATGGTAGTCCTGCTCGGGCTGTTGCTGATTTAAATGCTCAGTGCATGGCCCCTGTGTCTCTTCAACGTGATGATGGTCATCCAGATAACATG GTGATTCTTCCTTGCCTCAAGTCAATGACTTGGGTGATGGAGAATAAAACTTCGGCACCTGCGAATAGAGTTGCTGTCATCAACCTGAAG CTGCAAGATTACAGTAGGACTCCTTCACGAGAATCAGAAGTTAAGTTTCAGCTATCCCGGGTCACACTAGAGCCCATGTTGAAGTCTATGGCTTATATCGGCGAGCAGCTCTCTGCCCCAGCTAATAGGGTTGCTGTCATCAATCTGAAG ggtctttcggaaacagcctctctacctcccaag CTTCAAGATACAGAAACAACTTCAGGAGAGTCAGAGGTGAAATTTCAGGTTTCTAGAGATACTTTAGGTGCCATGTTGAGGTCAATGGCATATATCCGCGAGCAACTGTCAAATACA GTTGAGTCACAACTGGAGATTCCGGCAAAAAAGCAAAGGAAATAG
- the LOC132052637 gene encoding protein FAR1-RELATED SEQUENCE 3 isoform X2: MDVEVINVEEGNMHQQGGITDDGDDEPSESGEANVNGRSNDVVEPQMGMVFLSEDQAKNFYDEYARRLGFTTRVCQFNRLKTDFLCDKVGLRRVSGESCDAMLRVELKGQNKWVVTKYVKEHSHSLVYPNKVHYQRSHRHFAVTKKNVPENNQGVGIVPSGVMYVSVDGNRIPVEMNHGAKRTRTAESDQTVKNTILQSFSPRHCSQRRTLGRDAQNLLDYFKKMQAENPGFYYAIQLDEDNRMANVFWADARSRNAYSHFGDAVILDTMYRVNQCRVPFAPLTGVNHHGQTTLFGCALLLDESEATFVWLFKTFLAAMNDRAPVSIITDQDTAIQSAVAQVFPETRHCINKWHVLRGGQDRMAHVCHMYPNFQVELYNCINLTETVEEFESYWEIILDKYDLKKNDWLQSIYNTRHQWVPVYFRDTFFAAVSPNQEYECSFFDGYVNQQITLPLFFRQYERALENSFEKETEADFDTICTTPALRTPSPMEKQAATLYTKKIFSKFQEELVETFVYTANRIDGDGILSTFRVAKFEDDQKAYNVSLNISELKANCSCQMFECSGILCRHILTVFTVTNVLTLPSHYILKRWTINAKCVAESDEHVLLHGTESMAQRYNSLCREAIRYAEEGAVAQETYNAALGALKEGGKKVALAKRNFAKVSTPSSQVTSVGYDDRRTSTSASEMTPLLWPRQDEMTKRFNLNDNGSPARAVADLNAQCMAPVSLQRDDGHPDNMVILPCLKSMTWVMENKTSAPANRVAVINLKLQDYSRTPSRESEVKFQLSRVTLEPMLKSMAYIGEQLSAPANRVAVINLKLQDTETTSGESEVKFQVSRDTLGAMLRSMAYIREQLSNTVESQLEIPAKKQRK; encoded by the exons ATGGATGTTGAAGTGATCAACGTTGAAGAAGGGAATATGCACCAGCAAGGTGGCATAACTGACGACGGCGATGATGAACCCAGTGAGAGTGGAGAAGCAAATGTAAATGGAAGATCAAATGACGTTGTTGAGCCGCAAATGGGTATGGTATTTCTTTCTGAAGATCAAGCAAAGAATTTCTATGATGAGTATGCTAGGCGTTTGGGTTTTACCACCCGTGTATGTCAGTTTAATCGACTGAAGACTGATTTCTTATGTGACAAGGTTGGTTTGAGAAGAGTGTCGGGTGAATCCTGTGATGCAATGCTTAGAGTGGAGTTAAAAGGTCAAAACAAGTGGGTTGTGACCAAATATGTGAAGGAGCATAGTCACTCCCTCGTGTATCCTAATAAGGTGCATTATCAGAGATCGCACAGGCATTTTGCGGTGACAAAAAAGAATGTACCTGAGAATAATCAGGGTGTTGGAATTGTTCCTAGTGGTGTAATGTATGTCTCAGTAGATGGTAACCGCATCCCTGTAGAGATGAACCATGGAGCTAAGAGAACTCGTACTGCAGAGTCGGATCAAACTGTTAAGAATACTATACTTCAGAGTTTTTCTCCTAGACACTGCAGTCAACGAAGAACATTAGGGAGAGATGCTCAGAATCTTCTTGATTACTTCAAGAAAATGCAGGCTGAGAATCCTGGATTTTACTATGCCATACAGTTGGACGAAGATAATCGCATGGCTAATGTATTTTGGGCTGATGCAAGGTCGAGAAATGCATACAGTCATTTTGGTGATGCCGTTATACTGGACACAATGTACAGAGTTAATCAGTGCAGAGTGCCATTTGCTCCGCTCACAGGAGTAAATCATCATGGTCAGACAACTTTGTTTGGCTGTGCACTTCTTCTAGATGAGTCTGAGGCTACATTTGTCTGGCTATTTAAGACCTTCCTTGCCGCTATGAATGACCGTGCCCCTGTCTCAATAATTACTGATCAGGACACTGCTATACAATCTGCAGTTGCTCAAGTTTTTCCTGAAACACGGCATTGTATCAACAAGTGGCATGTATTAAGGGGTGGCCAGGACAGAATGGCTCATGTATGTCACATGTACCCAAATTTCCAGGTTGAACTCTATAATTGTATCAATTTGACGGAGACGGTCGAAGAATTTGAATCATATTGGGAGATAATCCTTGATAAGTATGACCTGAAGAAGAATGATTGGCTTCAATCCATATATAATACACGTCACCAGTGGGTACCAGTTTATTTTCGCGATACTTTCTTTGCAGCCGTCTCGCCTAACCAGGAATATGAATGCTCATTTTTCGATGGCTATGTGAATCAACAAATTACATTGCCATTGTTCTTCAGGCAGTATGAAAGAGCCTTGGAGAATTCATTTGAGAAGGAAACAGAAGCTGATTTTGATACAATATGCACCACTCCAGCACTAAGGACACCATCTCCAATGGAGAAACAGGCAGCAACTTTATACACGAAGAAGATATTCTCAAAATTTCAAGAAGAGTTAGTGGAGACATTTGTCTATACTGCAAACAGAATCGATGGAGATGGGATTCTCAGCACATTCAGAGTTGCAAAGTTTGAGGATGACCAGAAAGCATATAATGTCTCATTGAATATATCTGAACTGAAAGCAAATTGTAGCTGCCAGATGTTTGAATGTAGTGGTATCCTCTGTAGACATATTCTTACAGTTTTTACAGTAACTAATGTTCTTACATTGCCATCTCACTACATCTTGAAGCGGTGGACAATAAATGCAAAATGTGTTGCTGAATCTGATGAACATGTACTACTACATGGTACTGAATCAATGGCACAGAGATACAACAGTCTCTGCAGGGAAGCCATAAGATACGCTGAAGAAGGAGCTGTGGCTCAAGAGACATATAATGCTGCATTAGGTGCTCTTAAAGAAGGAGGAAAGAAGGTGGCTCttgcaaaaagaaattttgctaAAGTTTCAACTCCTAGCTCACAGGTAACTAGTGTTGGCTATGATGATCGGAGGACGTCTACCTCTGCTTCAGAAATGACGCCATTATTGTGGCCACGACAAGATGAAATGACAAAGCGCTTTAATCTTAATGACAATGGTAGTCCTGCTCGGGCTGTTGCTGATTTAAATGCTCAGTGCATGGCCCCTGTGTCTCTTCAACGTGATGATGGTCATCCAGATAACATG GTGATTCTTCCTTGCCTCAAGTCAATGACTTGGGTGATGGAGAATAAAACTTCGGCACCTGCGAATAGAGTTGCTGTCATCAACCTGAAG CTGCAAGATTACAGTAGGACTCCTTCACGAGAATCAGAAGTTAAGTTTCAGCTATCCCGGGTCACACTAGAGCCCATGTTGAAGTCTATGGCTTATATCGGCGAGCAGCTCTCTGCCCCAGCTAATAGGGTTGCTGTCATCAATCTGAAG CTTCAAGATACAGAAACAACTTCAGGAGAGTCAGAGGTGAAATTTCAGGTTTCTAGAGATACTTTAGGTGCCATGTTGAGGTCAATGGCATATATCCGCGAGCAACTGTCAAATACA GTTGAGTCACAACTGGAGATTCCGGCAAAAAAGCAAAGGAAATAG
- the LOC132052637 gene encoding protein FAR1-RELATED SEQUENCE 3 isoform X3, with amino-acid sequence MDVEVINVEEGNMHQQGGITDDGDDEPSESGEANVNGRSNDVVEPQMGMVFLSEDQAKNFYDEYARRLGFTTRVCQFNRLKTDFLCDKVGLRRVSGESCDAMLRVELKGQNKWVVTKYVKEHSHSLVYPNKVHYQRSHRHFAVTKKNVPENNQGVGIVPSGVMYVSVDGNRIPVEMNHGAKRTRTAESDQTVKNTILQSFSPRHCSQRRTLGRDAQNLLDYFKKMQAENPGFYYAIQLDEDNRMANVFWADARSRNAYSHFGDAVILDTMYRVNQCRVPFAPLTGVNHHGQTTLFGCALLLDESEATFVWLFKTFLAAMNDRAPVSIITDQDTAIQSAVAQVFPETRHCINKWHVLRGGQDRMAHVCHMYPNFQVELYNCINLTETVEEFESYWEIILDKYDLKKNDWLQSIYNTRHQWVPVYFRDTFFAAVSPNQEYECSFFDGYVNQQITLPLFFRQYERALENSFEKETEADFDTICTTPALRTPSPMEKQAATLYTKKIFSKFQEELVETFVYTANRIDGDGILSTFRVAKFEDDQKAYNVSLNISELKANCSCQMFECSGILCRHILTVFTVTNVLTLPSHYILKRWTINAKCVAESDEHVLLHGTESMAQRYNSLCREAIRYAEEGAVAQETYNAALGALKEGGKKVALAKRNFAKVSTPSSQVTSVGYDDRRTSTSASEMTPLLWPRQDEMTKRFNLNDNGSPARAVADLNAQCMAPVSLQRDDGHPDNMVILPCLKSMTWVMENKTSAPANRVAVINLKLQDYSRTPSRESEVKFQLSRVTLEPMLKSMAYIGEQLSAPANRVAVINLKVESQLEIPAKKQRK; translated from the exons ATGGATGTTGAAGTGATCAACGTTGAAGAAGGGAATATGCACCAGCAAGGTGGCATAACTGACGACGGCGATGATGAACCCAGTGAGAGTGGAGAAGCAAATGTAAATGGAAGATCAAATGACGTTGTTGAGCCGCAAATGGGTATGGTATTTCTTTCTGAAGATCAAGCAAAGAATTTCTATGATGAGTATGCTAGGCGTTTGGGTTTTACCACCCGTGTATGTCAGTTTAATCGACTGAAGACTGATTTCTTATGTGACAAGGTTGGTTTGAGAAGAGTGTCGGGTGAATCCTGTGATGCAATGCTTAGAGTGGAGTTAAAAGGTCAAAACAAGTGGGTTGTGACCAAATATGTGAAGGAGCATAGTCACTCCCTCGTGTATCCTAATAAGGTGCATTATCAGAGATCGCACAGGCATTTTGCGGTGACAAAAAAGAATGTACCTGAGAATAATCAGGGTGTTGGAATTGTTCCTAGTGGTGTAATGTATGTCTCAGTAGATGGTAACCGCATCCCTGTAGAGATGAACCATGGAGCTAAGAGAACTCGTACTGCAGAGTCGGATCAAACTGTTAAGAATACTATACTTCAGAGTTTTTCTCCTAGACACTGCAGTCAACGAAGAACATTAGGGAGAGATGCTCAGAATCTTCTTGATTACTTCAAGAAAATGCAGGCTGAGAATCCTGGATTTTACTATGCCATACAGTTGGACGAAGATAATCGCATGGCTAATGTATTTTGGGCTGATGCAAGGTCGAGAAATGCATACAGTCATTTTGGTGATGCCGTTATACTGGACACAATGTACAGAGTTAATCAGTGCAGAGTGCCATTTGCTCCGCTCACAGGAGTAAATCATCATGGTCAGACAACTTTGTTTGGCTGTGCACTTCTTCTAGATGAGTCTGAGGCTACATTTGTCTGGCTATTTAAGACCTTCCTTGCCGCTATGAATGACCGTGCCCCTGTCTCAATAATTACTGATCAGGACACTGCTATACAATCTGCAGTTGCTCAAGTTTTTCCTGAAACACGGCATTGTATCAACAAGTGGCATGTATTAAGGGGTGGCCAGGACAGAATGGCTCATGTATGTCACATGTACCCAAATTTCCAGGTTGAACTCTATAATTGTATCAATTTGACGGAGACGGTCGAAGAATTTGAATCATATTGGGAGATAATCCTTGATAAGTATGACCTGAAGAAGAATGATTGGCTTCAATCCATATATAATACACGTCACCAGTGGGTACCAGTTTATTTTCGCGATACTTTCTTTGCAGCCGTCTCGCCTAACCAGGAATATGAATGCTCATTTTTCGATGGCTATGTGAATCAACAAATTACATTGCCATTGTTCTTCAGGCAGTATGAAAGAGCCTTGGAGAATTCATTTGAGAAGGAAACAGAAGCTGATTTTGATACAATATGCACCACTCCAGCACTAAGGACACCATCTCCAATGGAGAAACAGGCAGCAACTTTATACACGAAGAAGATATTCTCAAAATTTCAAGAAGAGTTAGTGGAGACATTTGTCTATACTGCAAACAGAATCGATGGAGATGGGATTCTCAGCACATTCAGAGTTGCAAAGTTTGAGGATGACCAGAAAGCATATAATGTCTCATTGAATATATCTGAACTGAAAGCAAATTGTAGCTGCCAGATGTTTGAATGTAGTGGTATCCTCTGTAGACATATTCTTACAGTTTTTACAGTAACTAATGTTCTTACATTGCCATCTCACTACATCTTGAAGCGGTGGACAATAAATGCAAAATGTGTTGCTGAATCTGATGAACATGTACTACTACATGGTACTGAATCAATGGCACAGAGATACAACAGTCTCTGCAGGGAAGCCATAAGATACGCTGAAGAAGGAGCTGTGGCTCAAGAGACATATAATGCTGCATTAGGTGCTCTTAAAGAAGGAGGAAAGAAGGTGGCTCttgcaaaaagaaattttgctaAAGTTTCAACTCCTAGCTCACAGGTAACTAGTGTTGGCTATGATGATCGGAGGACGTCTACCTCTGCTTCAGAAATGACGCCATTATTGTGGCCACGACAAGATGAAATGACAAAGCGCTTTAATCTTAATGACAATGGTAGTCCTGCTCGGGCTGTTGCTGATTTAAATGCTCAGTGCATGGCCCCTGTGTCTCTTCAACGTGATGATGGTCATCCAGATAACATG GTGATTCTTCCTTGCCTCAAGTCAATGACTTGGGTGATGGAGAATAAAACTTCGGCACCTGCGAATAGAGTTGCTGTCATCAACCTGAAG CTGCAAGATTACAGTAGGACTCCTTCACGAGAATCAGAAGTTAAGTTTCAGCTATCCCGGGTCACACTAGAGCCCATGTTGAAGTCTATGGCTTATATCGGCGAGCAGCTCTCTGCCCCAGCTAATAGGGTTGCTGTCATCAATCTGAAG GTTGAGTCACAACTGGAGATTCCGGCAAAAAAGCAAAGGAAATAG
- the LOC132052637 gene encoding protein FAR1-RELATED SEQUENCE 3 isoform X4: MEDQMTLLSRKWVGLRRVSGESCDAMLRVELKGQNKWVVTKYVKEHSHSLVYPNKVHYQRSHRHFAVTKKNVPENNQGVGIVPSGVMYVSVDGNRIPVEMNHGAKRTRTAESDQTVKNTILQSFSPRHCSQRRTLGRDAQNLLDYFKKMQAENPGFYYAIQLDEDNRMANVFWADARSRNAYSHFGDAVILDTMYRVNQCRVPFAPLTGVNHHGQTTLFGCALLLDESEATFVWLFKTFLAAMNDRAPVSIITDQDTAIQSAVAQVFPETRHCINKWHVLRGGQDRMAHVCHMYPNFQVELYNCINLTETVEEFESYWEIILDKYDLKKNDWLQSIYNTRHQWVPVYFRDTFFAAVSPNQEYECSFFDGYVNQQITLPLFFRQYERALENSFEKETEADFDTICTTPALRTPSPMEKQAATLYTKKIFSKFQEELVETFVYTANRIDGDGILSTFRVAKFEDDQKAYNVSLNISELKANCSCQMFECSGILCRHILTVFTVTNVLTLPSHYILKRWTINAKCVAESDEHVLLHGTESMAQRYNSLCREAIRYAEEGAVAQETYNAALGALKEGGKKVALAKRNFAKVSTPSSQVTSVGYDDRRTSTSASEMTPLLWPRQDEMTKRFNLNDNGSPARAVADLNAQCMAPVSLQRDDGHPDNMVILPCLKSMTWVMENKTSAPANRVAVINLKLQDYSRTPSRESEVKFQLSRVTLEPMLKSMAYIGEQLSAPANRVAVINLKGLSETASLPPKLQDTETTSGESEVKFQVSRDTLGAMLRSMAYIREQLSNTVESQLEIPAKKQRK, translated from the exons ATGGAAGATCAAATGACGTTGTTGAGCCGCAAATGG GTTGGTTTGAGAAGAGTGTCGGGTGAATCCTGTGATGCAATGCTTAGAGTGGAGTTAAAAGGTCAAAACAAGTGGGTTGTGACCAAATATGTGAAGGAGCATAGTCACTCCCTCGTGTATCCTAATAAGGTGCATTATCAGAGATCGCACAGGCATTTTGCGGTGACAAAAAAGAATGTACCTGAGAATAATCAGGGTGTTGGAATTGTTCCTAGTGGTGTAATGTATGTCTCAGTAGATGGTAACCGCATCCCTGTAGAGATGAACCATGGAGCTAAGAGAACTCGTACTGCAGAGTCGGATCAAACTGTTAAGAATACTATACTTCAGAGTTTTTCTCCTAGACACTGCAGTCAACGAAGAACATTAGGGAGAGATGCTCAGAATCTTCTTGATTACTTCAAGAAAATGCAGGCTGAGAATCCTGGATTTTACTATGCCATACAGTTGGACGAAGATAATCGCATGGCTAATGTATTTTGGGCTGATGCAAGGTCGAGAAATGCATACAGTCATTTTGGTGATGCCGTTATACTGGACACAATGTACAGAGTTAATCAGTGCAGAGTGCCATTTGCTCCGCTCACAGGAGTAAATCATCATGGTCAGACAACTTTGTTTGGCTGTGCACTTCTTCTAGATGAGTCTGAGGCTACATTTGTCTGGCTATTTAAGACCTTCCTTGCCGCTATGAATGACCGTGCCCCTGTCTCAATAATTACTGATCAGGACACTGCTATACAATCTGCAGTTGCTCAAGTTTTTCCTGAAACACGGCATTGTATCAACAAGTGGCATGTATTAAGGGGTGGCCAGGACAGAATGGCTCATGTATGTCACATGTACCCAAATTTCCAGGTTGAACTCTATAATTGTATCAATTTGACGGAGACGGTCGAAGAATTTGAATCATATTGGGAGATAATCCTTGATAAGTATGACCTGAAGAAGAATGATTGGCTTCAATCCATATATAATACACGTCACCAGTGGGTACCAGTTTATTTTCGCGATACTTTCTTTGCAGCCGTCTCGCCTAACCAGGAATATGAATGCTCATTTTTCGATGGCTATGTGAATCAACAAATTACATTGCCATTGTTCTTCAGGCAGTATGAAAGAGCCTTGGAGAATTCATTTGAGAAGGAAACAGAAGCTGATTTTGATACAATATGCACCACTCCAGCACTAAGGACACCATCTCCAATGGAGAAACAGGCAGCAACTTTATACACGAAGAAGATATTCTCAAAATTTCAAGAAGAGTTAGTGGAGACATTTGTCTATACTGCAAACAGAATCGATGGAGATGGGATTCTCAGCACATTCAGAGTTGCAAAGTTTGAGGATGACCAGAAAGCATATAATGTCTCATTGAATATATCTGAACTGAAAGCAAATTGTAGCTGCCAGATGTTTGAATGTAGTGGTATCCTCTGTAGACATATTCTTACAGTTTTTACAGTAACTAATGTTCTTACATTGCCATCTCACTACATCTTGAAGCGGTGGACAATAAATGCAAAATGTGTTGCTGAATCTGATGAACATGTACTACTACATGGTACTGAATCAATGGCACAGAGATACAACAGTCTCTGCAGGGAAGCCATAAGATACGCTGAAGAAGGAGCTGTGGCTCAAGAGACATATAATGCTGCATTAGGTGCTCTTAAAGAAGGAGGAAAGAAGGTGGCTCttgcaaaaagaaattttgctaAAGTTTCAACTCCTAGCTCACAGGTAACTAGTGTTGGCTATGATGATCGGAGGACGTCTACCTCTGCTTCAGAAATGACGCCATTATTGTGGCCACGACAAGATGAAATGACAAAGCGCTTTAATCTTAATGACAATGGTAGTCCTGCTCGGGCTGTTGCTGATTTAAATGCTCAGTGCATGGCCCCTGTGTCTCTTCAACGTGATGATGGTCATCCAGATAACATG GTGATTCTTCCTTGCCTCAAGTCAATGACTTGGGTGATGGAGAATAAAACTTCGGCACCTGCGAATAGAGTTGCTGTCATCAACCTGAAG CTGCAAGATTACAGTAGGACTCCTTCACGAGAATCAGAAGTTAAGTTTCAGCTATCCCGGGTCACACTAGAGCCCATGTTGAAGTCTATGGCTTATATCGGCGAGCAGCTCTCTGCCCCAGCTAATAGGGTTGCTGTCATCAATCTGAAG ggtctttcggaaacagcctctctacctcccaag CTTCAAGATACAGAAACAACTTCAGGAGAGTCAGAGGTGAAATTTCAGGTTTCTAGAGATACTTTAGGTGCCATGTTGAGGTCAATGGCATATATCCGCGAGCAACTGTCAAATACA GTTGAGTCACAACTGGAGATTCCGGCAAAAAAGCAAAGGAAATAG